The proteins below come from a single Zea mays cultivar B73 chromosome 8, Zm-B73-REFERENCE-NAM-5.0, whole genome shotgun sequence genomic window:
- the LOC109941713 gene encoding uncharacterized protein, whose amino-acid sequence MSPEAEVRTNRGKDNRSKLTMSHAAGSKSYARVGHELAEQQGRPARRDEIYVRTHTRKNKEGDIVPLPGAEIFINKFEEAVAENPELKDRSIEDGDLYAHVFGEKEPRGRIRGLGLGPTPQDVGTPGTQMKISTKLQMALQARSQSEQEVRALRQDMNQMKEKMDQIYQMMVAAQGVKHIESPSQHGSNSRQVI is encoded by the exons ATGTCTCCAGAAGCCGAG GTTCGTACAAACAGAGGTAAAGATAACCGTTCAAAGCTGACTATGTCGCATGCAGCTGGCAGCAAGAGTTATGCTCGTGTGGGGCATGAACTG GCCGAGCAACAAGGACGCCCTGCGAGAAGAGATGAAATATATGTTAGAACACACACGCGTAAGAACAAAGAAGGGGATATTGTGCCTCTACCTGGAGCAGAAATATTCATT AATAAATTTGAAGAAGCTGTTGCTGAGAACCCAGAACTGAAGGACAGAAGTATTGAAGATGGTGATTTATATGCACATGTTTTTGGAGAGAAAGAACCAAGAGGTCGTATTCGTGGTTTAGGCTTAGGACCAACTCCACAAGATGTAGGCACCCCTGGAACTCAAATGAAAATATCAACAAAGCTTCAAATGGCATTGCAAGCTCGCAGTCAGTCTGAGCAAGAGGTTAGAGCCTTAAGACAGGATATGAATCAAATGAAAGAAAAAATGGATCAAATTTATCAAATGATGGTAGCAGCTCAAGGGGTGAAACATATAGAAAGCCCATCACAACATGGGTCTAATTCTCGACAGGTGATATAA